One stretch of Cervus canadensis isolate Bull #8, Minnesota chromosome 5, ASM1932006v1, whole genome shotgun sequence DNA includes these proteins:
- the LOC122442491 gene encoding multifunctional methyltransferase subunit TRM112-like protein, whose protein sequence is MKLLTHNLLSLHVWGVRSCGFPLHLQATEVHINPVEFNPNFVACMIHKVEWEVLLEAANSLHLIEVHKEIIQGYKHDKKFLRKRHHMLLEVNVLEGILQCPESGCLFPISHRIPKMMAVW, encoded by the coding sequence ATGAAGCTGCTCACCCACAATCTGCTGAGTTTGCATGTGTGGGGAGTCAGGTCCTGTGGCTTCCCTCTGCATCTCCAGGCCACTGAGGTCCATATCAACCCTGTGGAGTTCAACCCAAACTTCGTAGCATGTATGATACACAAAGTGGAGTGGGAAGTGCTTCTGGAGGCTGCCAACAGCCTGCATCTGATTGAGGTGCACAAAGAGATAATTCAGGGATATAAGCATGACAAGAAATTTCTGAGAAAGAGGCACCATATGCTGCTGGAGGTGAatgtgttggagggcatcctgcAATGCCCAGAGTCAGGATGTCTATTCCCCATCAGCCACAGGATCCCCAAAATGATGGCTGTGTGGTGa